ACAAAATCATGTGGAAAATACTTTTTTGTGTGGAATGATGTTCAAACTCTTCTCTTAATTGAGATCTAATGATGGTTTGAAGTGATATGCATTCATTTATACACGTAAAAATTCtggaaagatagaaaatattCCTAGTGAATATTTGTATAGAGCTGTACATATATCTTTGTgtatcttttcaatttttaataagCTTCTGGATGTTTTATAGCCAGAAATATTGTAATTGAAGACATTATAATCCTGTTATAATCCTACAGAACAAAGCCCTTGGGCCTAGAACAAAAACATATAGAAGCCTGAGACCGTTCCTAGCTGGCTAAATGTCGTTCCCACCCTCTCTAGAGAAGGATTTGATAGTGATTGCGGCACTGTCTGTACTTCTTGAGGAGTCGGCAGTTCTGGTTTTGGTCACAAGATGGCACTTGCCAGGCTTCCCGAAATTCTGCAGACGACCATTTTTATGAAGTAGACAAAGCaatgaaacatattttatatttctgaacTATTTCAAACAAAGCTCTAAGGTCTGACTCATAGTAGACACAGGGTAATTGttacttcctttccctcttctccccacctcaCAGTTTTCCTGAGACCAATTATTTCAACATGAACCAAACAGAATAACAGTATCACacatagagaatttaaaataataagaacaagaagaaaaagaaacatatctAAATTACAGATGAGATTTTATCTTAGTGTAGACTCCCCCTGCCCTAGGTATAATATAAGGGACACCAAAGTCCCATGGTATGTATAACATAGAGTCCCTGACACACCACTTCAGCCTCTTTAACCTCTGAAATATGTACACAAATTTACTCCTTAATATTCATGTGCAATAACAAGGGTATGTTCTTGAATTTGAGATATTATAAAACCATTTCTCCCCTTCTCATTCCCCCAGCTTACATTATGTTGCATTTTTCTCCTCACCAaacattgttctttcttttacctcATCGTCATTTGCAGCTGCTCACTTCTACTTTGGCAAAACAGTTTTATTTGCtgatacttttcttcttttccttttccatattCTAGTATCCTCCATATTGTCCCATTCAAGCAACGTGTTCACGCATCCTTGGGAAATTCAGCTGGAGAAGAACAGGCCACACAAGCTGTGTACCCTTTGTAGTTCTAGGACAAAAGAGGCTTTGATGAGAGTATAGCTTTTGGTAGAAACTGCCGTATAGTGTCAAGAATAGCCAAACACCTCAAGTTCTGGTAGTAACCTCTTGGCACACACTAAATCATAATGGATGTCGAGTATGTCCTGTGCAATTGGAAAGACCAGTTATGGCCAGCAAAAGTTTTATCTAGATCTGAGATGTCAtcaaacagcaagagaaaaaagacattttccctAGAAGTTCAAATACTTTCACTGgatgaaaaaattaaagtggAAAGCACAGAAACAAAGATtctaaataaatctcaaattGAAGCCCTTGCCTCCTCACTAGCAGCACAGTCAGAAGTCAGTTCTCCACCTAGAGAGGAAACAGCCTATGAAAGGTCACTAAAAGTGGCACTGGATAttctgaatgaaaaaacaaatttgaGTCAAGCAAGCAGTTCAGATGAAGAAGCAACCTCTACTCTGTCTCAAAATGATCCACAAAATCTTTCTGATTCACCCCCTCATAAAAAGTATCGGAAGCATGAAGGAGATGGAGAATTATCAAAGTGTCTTGAGGAGAGTGAAAATGCAACATCCCTGTCAGTAGCTAATTTAGAGAATAATGATTCCTTGTGTGATGATAAATCACAGGTGCATGCAACCATTGATACTCTtgcaaatgaaatagaaacaaagtcATCAGAAAACTCCAGCTGGTATGAAACTTTTCCGTCACTTTCAGAAGATgaggatgaaaaagaaagcaagaaaaagattGATATCTTGGCAGTTATGCCTCTGTATTCCACAATCAAAGAAGAGGATGTATGTATTAAAGATGAAAAGTTCACTCCAACTTGGTCATCAGACACCTTCATTGTTCCCAAAGCTGTGAAAGAGGAGGCACAGGATATTTGCCCAGAGACCCTGGCTGTTTCTTCTGAATGCTCGACCTTCTCAGAGAATATTGAAGATCCAGGAGAGGGTCCTTCAAATCCGTGCTCAAGTACCCGCCAGAATCAACCTGTTGAACCAGAAGCAGGTGCTGCTGCATCCCCCAGGCGTTGTTCATGGGAATGTCAGGTTTCACTTAGTGCCTCTAACCGTGTCCTGGATTATTCACTCCTTCTTAcgaataatgaaaaaaatcttcagagaCTAGATTTTGAAGAACTTGGGGAAGAACTTCAAGCTTCTGATAAGTCAGCACAGCTAAATCCTATTGATGCTTCCATATTAGATGACAATGAGGAAGATGAAGAGCTTCCAcgctttgtttttaattatgaGCCTCGATCATTTGAAACAGGAATGATAGTCTGgtttaaatatcaaaaatacCCATTTTGGCCAGCAGTGGTGAAAAGCATCCGgcgaaaagagagaaaagcaagtgTGCTTTTTGTTGAGGCAAGCATGAATCCTGAAAAGAGAGGCATTAGGGTGCCTTTTAGAAGATTAAAGAAATTTGATTGTAAAGAGAAACAAGCACTAGTGGATAAAGCCAGGGAGGAATACAGTGAAAGTATTGACTGGTGCATCTCGCTGATTTGTGACTACAGAGTTAGACTAGGTTGTGGTTCTTTTGCAGGTTCTTTTCTTGAGTATTATGCTGCTGATATTAGTTATCCACTTAGAAAAGTAATCAAACAGGACACCTTTAGGAACTTATTCCCAAAGTTGCATAATGAGAATTCTACAGAACAGATGGTTGTCACTTCCCAGACCAAGAAAATGTCCTTCCAGAAAATTCTTCCTGACCGAATGAAGGCTGCTCGGGACCGAGCCAACAAGAACCTAGTGGACTTCATTGTGAATGCAAAGGGAACAGAGAACCATCTTCTAGCCATTTTAAAAGGCAAGAAAGGGTCCAGGTGGTTGAAGTCATTTTTGAATGCAAATAGATTCACTCCCTGTATTGAAACATACTTTGAAGATGAAGATCAGTTGGATGAGGTTGTGAAATACTTACAAGAAATCTACAAACAAATAGATGAAAAAATGCTGACTCTGATAAGagatgataaaattaaatttatcctGGAAGTTCTTCTGCCAGAAGCAATCATTTGCTCAATTTCTGCTGTTGATGGATTAGATTATAAGGCAGCTGAAGCAAAGTATCTAAAGGGACCATCTCTAGGATGTAGGGAAAGAGAATTATTTGATGCAAAAATCTTATTTGAAAAGAGACGGAAACCATTAACAAATGAAGCTCATTAAATCTCTTGAGAGTCCAAACCATAACAGGAAACTTTCATAGATACTAGCTTTAAAAAGTCGCTGAACAGTTCTAACATATATTTTCTAGAAATGGGAGAGTTTGGATActgtgttcacttttttttttgccatctttAAGATTTGCGAGTATTACTacatctttgtttccttttcttatgcTTCTTCAAAGtcagttttattaacatatatcaGCAGTTCTACTTTCCCATACATTTTTAGAATGCATAattcctaaattatttttaagggaaAGTACAGTTTggttttttgacattttttgtgTCTTTGCTGTATAGTTAAATACAGTGTGCACAATCAGTTTAATATTAAAATTGCACTGGTATTAGATATTAAGggagataattagaaaaaagtCTAAAGGACATcacttatatattttttgcttaatttttataaaatattaggtTTTCTCTTAAGGTAGTTGAATTATATTTCCTGCCATGCCtatttattttgggaaaaaaaaataactctgagACATGGAACCAAAGATAGAGAGATGCTTTGCTATATATTATAACTAACTGCAGTtgcttttgcaaaaaaaaaaaagtctaattcaaaaataaagtaaatagatTACCTGCATGCAGTCTATATGTGTGTGAATAACATCTCAGCATGCAGAAAATAATTTTGGCAGCCTTTAACAGGATTGCTCATTTTATGTTTCCCTGAAATTCCATTTATGAGAGTGTCTGTTATTCAGTAGCTGAATGGTTTCTTAAAACAGGCTTTTAGCTGTCTTCATTAGTAACAGTGACAGTATCTTAATATAGCCTTCTGACCACATGTGGAAGGCAGCTAGAGTCATTGTATTCACGGTCTGGCTACTCTAGATGAATGAGTCCAGGCCTATTGCTTAAGAGCCATCTAGTTTGATATAAACTATAGAAAATGCAAGCACTTTGTTCTGAGTCTTGTATCTCAATATATAGTCATTTGTTTCAAACCAAGCAATCTTTATCATCTGGCTTATTCGTAAAATAGTTCACGTTGGTTCCAACAATATAAATGCCAACTGGTGAGTCATTCCAGGCTGCTAGAAAGAGTAGATGGACCAGAATCTGGAAATTTGGAAACAGGCCACAGAAAAGGCCTCCATTTGGCCAAAGTTGACAATTATCTGAATacgttttaaaataaacaattaaaagttAATGTTTGAAGCCAATGAAGTGTTTATTCTAACTTGAAACAAGACTTCAGTGAGAATAAATGTTAGGAGAGctactttattttaaaaccttGACATAAATATAAATGCTAAAGGCTTAACATGAAACTCTGCATTTTTACTTAGTGAGACAAGTGTCACTCTTGGGTGTTTGTTATGTGTACACATGGCTGCAAGTTTATGTAAAATTTGCAAATTTGATGTTTTGATTTGCAATAAAGCTATTATATCTTTCACCTTGGATGGTCACTTTGTCATATTTCAGATTGTGCAGCTACATAAGTGGTGTTTCTGTGAAAagaaacatacagacacacatatatatattataatttgtttgaaatttttgCCTGTTGTAGTTGTCATAATTTTAACACTTGTTATATGTTatcattctaaataaatattcattattatgactgattttatattattttaaaagaaagccaTCTAAATTGTATAAGCTTCAGATTCCACAGAACCTTATTTGGGCCCTGCCTGACAAAGACCTAGTCTCCTTGGGCATACAGCCTATACCAATTCACATAGCTTCCTCATGATCCTGAGACATATTTGACAACAGAAATCACTACATTATATGTGGATCTTATACCCCGGGAAAACACCGTATTTACTCTATAAAATTGTGTTCCTTTGATTTCAATCTGTTACCCACCTTCAGTTTTCTCAGTATAGCCAACCCTATCACTTggttctaatattttctttactaccccattcatttattcatacaaATCTAAGTCAGAAGAGCAAGAAATGTGTGGTTTAAAGCCCAGCTCTGAGCATTTAATGTGACCCAAATGACAGGGTCAGATTTAGGGTGAGTCAGATGACAATCTAATTTCTAAAATGGCTAGGAAGCATTACATcataatagaaatatttattaatcttGTTGACCACTTGAATTTGAAAACCAGAACCCCATACTTCTCCATATTTGGGAGTTTCTGGATATATGGTTTGGGGTAAAGGAAGAATACATGATTCCTCCTGGGATTTCATATTATGACATTTATTGAAGTGAGGAAGATGTTCCTCAGATGTACATCTATATTCTCTTTAGGGTTTTTGAAGATTTCGTTTGAGAGCACAATtgagggggagaagaagcaggctctccactgagcagggacccccacaaggggcttgatcccaggaccctgagatcatgaccagagctgaaggcagccacttaactgactgagccacccaggtgcctatctCTAATCTATTTTCCCTGGAAGGGCAGAGAAGAGACTACTATAATGACTCTGTGGGTGAAGTGaaacacatttatttcattttattttattttttaaatttctcatttatttagatGAAGAGCATGAGCAGTCGGTAGGGCAGAGGGAGgtagggaatctcaagcagactccacattcagcatggagaccaacatggggctctatctcacaatgctgagaccatgacctgagctgaaatcaagatgcttaactgactgagccccccaggcaccatggagaaacacattttttttagaaGGTCAGTGTTGGCTCTCCTCTGCCAACCATGATTAGAAGTAAACTATGTTGCAATAAAGATGATAAGATTCCAGAATGACAGGGCCCAGGTGTTGGCACAAAGCTTTAGGGACAAGTTGGGCATCATTACCGTAATGGAAAACAAGGTCAGAGTGGAGTGAGACTATTTTGACGAACAGAAATCTGTGGCAATGCCTTGCAGATAGTATTCCAAAGCTAAATGTATGGACAGCTATCTGGGGGTATTATGTCCTttgtacaaaaagaaaaacatgagtcTTGGCAAGCCAAAGTCTGATGTTAGCAGCTGTGGTGGAATATCATGATCCCCCACCAAGTTTTCAGGTATACAGTGCAAGTTGTCCCACTGCTGAGGCCATATGACTTAGCATATTTGCTAGTGCTAACAGTATCTATGTGGATAAGGATGTACTCTCTAGTCTTCTAAACCATAATATGGGAGCTCCAACACAGAATTCTGAGGTTCTGAACAAAAATCATATACCCTATATCAGTAAATTACTtgttacatgtaaaaaaaaaaaaagctcattgtATGCTATTAAAGGCTTAGTAACTATAGGGTGCCTAGCCAAGAGACAACAAATGGCATATACAGGAGCTTCCCACCATAAACTGTATCAAACAGTTTGATAAAGTTTGACAGGTTTAAGAGCATTCCACCCTATGATGGAAATACTACATTCAGGATCCAACCCGAGAAGGCACAAATAAATCAGAAGATTTAACAAACCAAGATGTTATTGACTATAGTTGCAATGATGTCCCTTATGAGTTATAAGGTGATCTATGGCCAGCCAATGGAAGAGGAAATTATCAAGCATAGTGTACAGATATGTTGGCACATTAAATATTGATGATAGTTGTAAATGAACTGCCACCATATTTCAGCTTCAATTGGAATAGCCCCAAAGAAtaatgttaaaaggaaaaatgttccagtTGGCAGAGCTGTGAGCATTAAACAAGATCTTCTACTTTTAATGGAAGGAAGAGTATCTTGAGGTGATGTCCTGAACTGTGAAGAATGAT
This region of Meles meles chromosome X, mMelMel3.1 paternal haplotype, whole genome shotgun sequence genomic DNA includes:
- the PWWP3B gene encoding PWWP domain-containing DNA repair factor 3B gives rise to the protein MDVEYVLCNWKDQLWPAKVLSRSEMSSNSKRKKTFSLEVQILSLDEKIKVESTETKILNKSQIEALASSLAAQSEVSSPPREETAYERSLKVALDILNEKTNLSQASSSDEEATSTLSQNDPQNLSDSPPHKKYRKHEGDGELSKCLEESENATSLSVANLENNDSLCDDKSQVHATIDTLANEIETKSSENSSWYETFPSLSEDEDEKESKKKIDILAVMPLYSTIKEEDVCIKDEKFTPTWSSDTFIVPKAVKEEAQDICPETLAVSSECSTFSENIEDPGEGPSNPCSSTRQNQPVEPEAGAAASPRRCSWECQVSLSASNRVLDYSLLLTNNEKNLQRLDFEELGEELQASDKSAQLNPIDASILDDNEEDEELPRFVFNYEPRSFETGMIVWFKYQKYPFWPAVVKSIRRKERKASVLFVEASMNPEKRGIRVPFRRLKKFDCKEKQALVDKAREEYSESIDWCISLICDYRVRLGCGSFAGSFLEYYAADISYPLRKVIKQDTFRNLFPKLHNENSTEQMVVTSQTKKMSFQKILPDRMKAARDRANKNLVDFIVNAKGTENHLLAILKGKKGSRWLKSFLNANRFTPCIETYFEDEDQLDEVVKYLQEIYKQIDEKMLTLIRDDKIKFILEVLLPEAIICSISAVDGLDYKAAEAKYLKGPSLGCRERELFDAKILFEKRRKPLTNEAH